A genome region from Chloroflexota bacterium includes the following:
- a CDS encoding co-chaperone GroES yields MATETQVTFNPLGNRVVVKPSEAEESMSAGGIYIPDTAKEKPQEGEVVAVGPGRLTDDGNRVPMELTVGDLVVYSKYAGTEYKDGDDEYLVLREDDILFKK; encoded by the coding sequence ATGGCGACAGAAACCCAGGTTACTTTCAACCCGCTCGGCAACCGCGTGGTGGTGAAGCCTTCAGAGGCTGAAGAGTCGATGAGCGCGGGCGGCATCTACATACCCGACACGGCGAAAGAGAAGCCACAGGAAGGCGAAGTTGTGGCGGTCGGCCCCGGCAGGCTCACCGATGACGGCAACCGCGTGCCTATGGAACTCACGGTCGGCGATCTGGTCGTGTACTCCAAGTACGCCGGCACCGAGTACAAAGACGGCGACGACGAGTATCTCGTGCTGCGCGAAGACGACATTCTGTTCAAGAAGTAA
- a CDS encoding (Fe-S)-binding protein: protein MVPPDSIFGIIPTWVGVYVASIVAFAVAGYFLYQRVFRLVLLGKPAERFDQPVRRFFGALPFIFGQRKVLQRVSLRDRAGLAHFFIFWGFLSFSLSYALFIFGDSLWHPLSGKILTETGLKAFTIYLDVLAALFLVVLAWAAIRRWGFTPSRLKFDLTQKKESAIILALIAMLMIFTLLTEAFYIVGGGGGSHAAAPVGGAIANIFTGVNAEAAGVLQAFFWWAHLAIILGFAIYIPLSKHMHLVGAPINFYTRSLEARGALPTPTDLETAEVFGAHRVQDFTQRQLLDGYACAVCGRCTDVCPANISGKILSPMHIVENLKEHTLETAPGVIAGEDPQEEKPLIGRWIQEEALWDCLTCGACVEECPVGVEHISTIVDMRRYLVMEQAEMPETAMNALLSMEQRGHPWRGTTFARTDWAEGLDIPLLADHPEAEVLFWVGCTPALEQRSQSVARSMASVLKRAGVDFAILGMEEGCTGDPARRMGNEYLYQIMAQQNIDTLNGYDVKKVVTICPHCFNTIKNEYPHLGGNYEVMHYSEFVSELIADGRIKPLVEMNTTLAFHDPCYLGRQNGIFDQPRAIAEAIPGLELVEMERSRSKSFCCGAGGGHMWVEESRGRRVNHVRTDHFLDTGADTVGVSCPFCLQMMEEGIGTKGAQNSHRAKDLLEILDESLG, encoded by the coding sequence ATGGTCCCGCCTGACAGCATTTTCGGAATAATACCCACTTGGGTGGGCGTGTATGTCGCGTCGATAGTCGCGTTCGCCGTCGCGGGCTATTTCCTGTACCAGCGCGTGTTCCGGCTGGTGCTGCTTGGCAAGCCGGCGGAGCGGTTCGACCAGCCCGTGCGGCGATTTTTCGGCGCGCTGCCGTTCATCTTCGGGCAGCGCAAGGTTCTGCAGCGCGTTTCATTGCGAGATCGCGCCGGGCTTGCGCACTTCTTCATATTCTGGGGCTTCCTGTCGTTCTCGCTGAGCTACGCGCTGTTCATCTTTGGCGATTCGCTGTGGCATCCGTTGTCCGGCAAGATACTCACCGAGACGGGCTTGAAGGCGTTCACGATATATCTCGATGTGCTCGCGGCGCTGTTCTTGGTCGTGCTGGCGTGGGCGGCGATTAGGCGCTGGGGCTTCACGCCGAGCCGCCTGAAGTTCGACCTAACGCAGAAGAAGGAATCGGCAATCATCCTCGCGCTAATTGCCATGCTGATGATATTCACGCTGCTAACGGAGGCGTTTTACATCGTTGGCGGTGGAGGTGGTTCACATGCAGCCGCGCCTGTCGGTGGCGCAATCGCCAACATATTCACCGGAGTAAACGCTGAAGCGGCAGGCGTTCTGCAAGCCTTCTTCTGGTGGGCGCATCTCGCCATAATTCTGGGCTTTGCGATATACATCCCGCTGTCCAAGCACATGCACCTCGTCGGCGCGCCCATCAACTTCTACACGCGATCGCTGGAGGCGCGTGGCGCTCTGCCCACGCCCACCGACTTGGAGACGGCAGAGGTATTTGGTGCGCATCGTGTGCAGGACTTCACGCAGCGGCAACTGCTGGACGGCTACGCCTGCGCCGTCTGTGGCCGCTGCACTGATGTCTGCCCTGCGAATATCAGCGGCAAAATCCTATCGCCGATGCACATCGTGGAAAATCTTAAAGAGCATACGCTCGAGACGGCGCCCGGCGTCATAGCCGGCGAAGACCCGCAAGAAGAAAAGCCGCTGATAGGCCGCTGGATTCAGGAAGAGGCGCTGTGGGATTGCCTGACCTGCGGCGCGTGCGTTGAGGAGTGCCCCGTAGGCGTGGAGCACATCAGCACCATCGTGGACATGCGCCGATATCTCGTAATGGAGCAGGCGGAGATGCCGGAGACGGCGATGAACGCGCTACTGAGCATGGAACAGCGCGGACACCCCTGGCGCGGCACGACATTCGCGCGCACGGACTGGGCGGAAGGCTTAGACATCCCTCTGCTCGCCGACCATCCTGAAGCGGAAGTGCTGTTCTGGGTGGGCTGCACTCCCGCGCTAGAGCAGCGCAGCCAAAGTGTCGCGCGCTCTATGGCGTCTGTGTTGAAGCGCGCCGGCGTGGACTTTGCCATACTGGGCATGGAAGAAGGCTGCACCGGCGATCCGGCGCGGCGCATGGGCAATGAATATCTGTATCAGATTATGGCGCAGCAGAACATCGACACACTAAACGGCTACGATGTGAAGAAGGTCGTTACCATCTGCCCGCACTGCTTCAACACCATCAAGAATGAGTACCCACACTTGGGCGGCAATTACGAAGTGATGCACTACAGCGAGTTCGTTTCCGAGCTGATAGCGGACGGACGGATCAAGCCGCTGGTGGAGATGAACACGACGCTCGCCTTCCACGACCCGTGCTATCTCGGGCGGCAGAACGGCATATTCGACCAGCCACGCGCAATCGCCGAAGCAATACCGGGCTTGGAATTAGTGGAGATGGAGCGATCCCGCAGTAAGAGCTTCTGCTGCGGCGCGGGCGGCGGGCACATGTGGGTAGAGGAAAGCCGCGGCAGGCGCGTCAACCATGTGCGCACCGATCATTTCCTAGATACCGGCGCCGACACGGTTGGCGTATCCTGCCCCTTCTGCCTGCAAATGATGGAAGAGGGCATAGGCACCAAAGGAGCCCAAAACTCCCACCGCGCGAAGGATTTGCTGGAGATATTGGACGAGAGTTTGGGGTAG
- a CDS encoding alpha/beta fold hydrolase, whose translation MELALVVLAIAVIALAIAGGVYGIHLSNLLHAGSLSANHRTPPFDLIAHSDGDGRITLRAVDTQRGAMDLHHDGIFGIVSAGGYGQVGRILQRGKGYAVREYIPLTATIGADEPARLDLYACPENPLTSHGIAYEQVRYNTELGECHSWFVPGSGSTWIVFVHGRGAHPNESLRIMPTLAESGMPILAIEYRNDEQAPASADKQHWLGMTEWRDLESAMQYALDNGAGDFVLYGYSMGGGMCVNLLCKSPLADKVRGTVMDSPLLDFSGTLDIVGNLRGYPRFIVKWGKAIAALRFGIDWRRMNYLARASELRTPVLILHGEADELVPAPISRRLADARQDIVRYVGFPSASHARSWNHDNVRYEAEVRRFLRAVLADNG comes from the coding sequence ATGGAACTAGCGCTAGTCGTACTTGCTATCGCCGTCATTGCACTTGCAATTGCCGGCGGTGTGTACGGCATCCACCTGTCGAACTTGCTACATGCCGGCAGCCTATCGGCGAACCACCGGACGCCGCCGTTCGACTTAATCGCACATAGCGATGGCGATGGGCGCATAACCCTTCGTGCCGTTGACACACAGCGCGGCGCGATGGATTTGCACCACGATGGTATATTCGGCATTGTGAGCGCGGGCGGTTATGGGCAAGTAGGGCGCATTTTGCAGCGGGGCAAAGGCTACGCGGTGCGCGAATACATACCGCTAACCGCAACCATCGGTGCGGACGAACCGGCGCGATTAGACCTCTACGCATGCCCCGAAAATCCTCTGACGTCGCACGGCATCGCCTACGAACAGGTCCGATACAACACCGAGTTAGGCGAATGCCACTCTTGGTTCGTGCCGGGCAGCGGTAGTACATGGATCGTGTTCGTGCACGGGCGTGGGGCACATCCAAACGAATCGCTGCGCATAATGCCCACGCTTGCCGAATCAGGGATGCCAATTCTGGCAATCGAATATCGCAACGATGAGCAAGCGCCCGCGAGCGCAGACAAGCAACACTGGCTAGGAATGACCGAGTGGCGCGACTTGGAATCGGCAATGCAGTACGCGCTGGACAACGGCGCGGGCGACTTCGTGCTGTACGGCTACAGCATGGGCGGCGGTATGTGCGTCAACTTGCTGTGCAAATCGCCGCTTGCGGACAAAGTACGCGGTACGGTGATGGATTCGCCGCTGCTGGACTTTAGCGGGACGCTGGACATCGTGGGGAATTTGCGGGGCTATCCGCGCTTCATCGTGAAGTGGGGCAAAGCGATTGCCGCGCTGCGATTTGGTATAGACTGGCGGCGAATGAACTACCTAGCCAGGGCGTCCGAACTTCGCACGCCGGTGCTCATCTTGCATGGTGAGGCAGACGAGCTAGTGCCAGCGCCAATCAGCAGGCGTCTCGCGGATGCGCGGCAGGACATAGTGCGCTATGTCGGCTTCCCCTCAGCAAGCCACGCGCGCTCGTGGAATCATGACAATGTGCGCTACGAAGCAGAGGTTCGGCGCTTCCTGCGGGCTGTTCTCGCGGACAATGGCTAG
- a CDS encoding type II toxin-antitoxin system HicB family antitoxin, translating to MREFTVIVERDEVGWLVGSVPALRGCHTQASNLEELLENIREAILLCLEVEHEDEINNLTLVGVHRVGV from the coding sequence ATGCGAGAGTTCACCGTCATAGTTGAACGGGACGAAGTCGGCTGGCTTGTGGGGAGCGTTCCTGCGCTGAGAGGTTGCCACACACAGGCAAGCAACCTAGAGGAACTTCTAGAGAATATCAGAGAAGCTATCCTACTCTGTCTTGAAGTCGAACACGAAGACGAAATTAACAACCTCACTTTGGTCGGTGTACACAGAGTCGGCGTATGA
- a CDS encoding proline--tRNA ligase yields the protein MRMSRMFGKTLRNDPAEAELASHRLMLRAGMIYQVSAGLYSYMPLALRSLRKIEQIIREEMDAAGGQEVQMSALQPLEFWVESGRSAAMGSELFRLNDRRERPLVLAPTHEELLTYMVKANVHSYRDLPLIVYQIQTKFRDEPRPRGGLIRVREFDMKDAYSFDVDQAGLDVSYGAMAQAYRNIFSRCGLDTIEVEADSGAIGGKDSTEFILVADAGEDTVVICQTCHYAANAEKAVFAKPQQDAEPLLPIEEAHTPGIKTIEELCEYLEAPASKTLKAVFYMTGGELVFVVIRGDLEVNEVKLSNVLGGAPDLRLATQEEVAAHGLTAGSASPIGIEGIRIVADDSIDMGSNFLAGANRPDYHLRNTNHHRDFEADIVDDIALAQPGDACAKCGMKLIMRRGIEVGHIFKLGTRYSDVLEAQYPDENGEPHLILMGCYGIGVGRLLGAAIEQNHDERGMVLPSTIAPYDVSLVALNMQNESVAESAQALYDELRAAGIEVLFDDRNESAGVKFNDADLIGLPVRLVVSTRNIREGVVEAKARASDDAETVATVEVVGKVKAILAS from the coding sequence ATGCGAATGTCTAGGATGTTCGGAAAGACACTGCGCAACGACCCGGCGGAAGCCGAGCTTGCCAGCCACCGCCTGATGCTGCGCGCGGGCATGATTTATCAGGTGTCCGCGGGCTTGTATAGCTACATGCCGCTGGCGCTGCGCTCTTTGCGGAAGATCGAGCAGATTATCCGCGAAGAGATGGACGCGGCGGGCGGGCAGGAAGTGCAGATGTCAGCGCTGCAGCCGCTTGAGTTCTGGGTTGAATCCGGGCGCAGCGCGGCGATGGGCAGCGAGCTATTCCGGCTGAACGACCGCCGCGAACGACCGCTCGTGCTCGCGCCAACGCACGAAGAGCTGCTGACATACATGGTCAAGGCGAATGTGCACAGCTACCGCGACCTACCGCTCATCGTATATCAGATACAGACGAAGTTCCGAGACGAGCCACGACCGCGCGGCGGTCTCATCCGCGTGCGCGAGTTCGACATGAAGGACGCTTATAGTTTCGATGTCGATCAGGCGGGGCTGGATGTGAGCTACGGCGCAATGGCGCAGGCGTATCGCAACATTTTCAGCCGCTGTGGTCTGGACACCATCGAGGTTGAGGCGGACAGCGGCGCAATCGGCGGCAAGGACTCCACCGAGTTCATTCTGGTCGCGGACGCGGGCGAGGACACCGTGGTAATCTGCCAGACCTGCCACTACGCGGCGAACGCTGAGAAGGCGGTGTTCGCCAAACCGCAGCAGGATGCCGAGCCGCTGCTTCCTATCGAAGAGGCGCATACGCCCGGCATAAAGACCATTGAAGAACTGTGCGAATACCTTGAGGCACCTGCGAGCAAAACGCTCAAGGCGGTCTTCTACATGACCGGCGGCGAGTTGGTGTTCGTGGTGATTCGCGGCGACTTGGAAGTGAACGAAGTCAAGCTGTCGAATGTGCTGGGCGGCGCGCCGGATCTGCGTCTCGCCACGCAAGAAGAGGTGGCTGCGCACGGGTTGACGGCGGGTTCCGCATCGCCCATCGGCATCGAAGGCATCCGCATCGTCGCGGACGATTCCATTGATATGGGATCGAACTTCCTCGCCGGCGCGAACCGCCCGGACTACCACCTTCGCAATACCAACCACCACCGCGACTTCGAGGCGGACATCGTGGACGACATCGCGCTCGCGCAGCCTGGCGACGCCTGCGCCAAATGCGGCATGAAGCTGATTATGCGGCGTGGCATCGAAGTCGGGCATATCTTCAAGCTCGGCACGCGCTACAGCGATGTGCTGGAAGCGCAATATCCGGACGAGAACGGTGAGCCGCACCTCATCCTTATGGGCTGCTATGGAATCGGCGTCGGACGGCTGCTCGGCGCCGCCATCGAGCAGAACCACGACGAGCGGGGCATGGTGCTGCCCTCGACCATCGCGCCATACGATGTTTCGCTTGTTGCGCTAAACATGCAAAATGAAAGCGTGGCAGAATCCGCGCAGGCGCTCTACGATGAACTGCGCGCAGCCGGCATCGAAGTTCTCTTCGACGACAGAAACGAGTCTGCCGGCGTAAAGTTCAACGACGCGGACCTAATTGGCTTACCCGTCCGCCTAGTCGTCAGCACACGAAACATACGCGAAGGCGTAGTAGAAGCGAAAGCCCGCGCATCAGACGACGCGGAGACGGTTGCCACCGTAGAAGTTGTCGGTAAGGTAAAGGCAATACTGGCGAGCTAG
- a CDS encoding thiamine pyrophosphate-binding protein has protein sequence MPKMTGGQALAKQLHREGVRVIFGLPGVQLYHALDALAEETDIKFITTRHEQATAYMADGYSRASGGKELGTALVVPGPGLQNASAAIGTAYAASSPIMVVAGQVERDLIGVDRGVLHEINDQLDTIRPVTKWAQRILDPRDVPEAVHEAFYQLKSGRPRPVEIEIPPETLAEVQDVELLEPVNYQRPAASAESVQEGARIIANAKNPLIYAGGGVNLSGANAALLALAEHLQAPVIETAEGKGAISDRHYLSLGVPRRIDPYHDYMAEHDVILAVGTRIQTPQILRGQRVVQIDIDEAELGRNYENTFGIAGDAKATLEEMLKVVSSIKPAQPSREAEIQEVRDQFFGAERELEPLHSLSNAVRAAMPDDGILVAGMTQVGYYSRTRFPVFEPNTYLTSSYFGNLGFAYPCALGAKVACPDKAVVAVSGDGGFMYNVQELATAVMYGINAVVVVFNDSAFGNVRRDQSDRFNGRIYGSELHNPDFVKLAESFGARGVRVGKENADELQAALEEALIIDAPTLIEVPMGVMPYPY, from the coding sequence ATGCCAAAGATGACAGGCGGACAGGCGTTGGCGAAGCAGCTCCATCGTGAGGGAGTGCGCGTGATATTCGGGTTGCCTGGCGTGCAGCTCTACCACGCGCTCGACGCCCTGGCGGAAGAGACCGACATCAAGTTCATCACCACGCGCCACGAACAGGCTACGGCGTATATGGCGGACGGCTATTCGCGCGCGAGCGGCGGTAAGGAACTTGGCACGGCATTGGTCGTGCCGGGGCCCGGTTTGCAGAACGCGTCGGCGGCTATCGGCACGGCGTACGCGGCATCGTCGCCAATTATGGTCGTCGCTGGGCAGGTGGAACGCGACCTGATTGGCGTTGACCGCGGCGTGCTGCACGAGATTAACGACCAGTTGGACACCATCCGCCCGGTCACGAAGTGGGCGCAGCGAATCCTAGACCCGCGTGATGTTCCTGAGGCGGTTCACGAGGCGTTCTACCAGCTGAAGTCAGGGAGACCCCGCCCGGTCGAGATTGAAATCCCGCCGGAGACGCTTGCCGAAGTGCAGGATGTCGAGCTGCTAGAGCCTGTCAACTACCAGCGTCCCGCCGCAAGCGCGGAATCCGTTCAGGAAGGCGCGCGCATCATCGCGAACGCGAAGAATCCGCTGATATACGCGGGCGGTGGCGTCAACTTATCCGGCGCGAACGCTGCACTGCTCGCGCTCGCAGAGCACTTGCAAGCGCCCGTCATCGAGACGGCAGAGGGTAAGGGCGCTATTTCGGACAGGCACTACCTGTCGCTTGGCGTGCCGCGCCGCATCGACCCGTATCACGACTACATGGCAGAGCACGATGTCATCCTCGCCGTCGGCACTCGCATCCAGACGCCGCAGATTTTGCGTGGGCAGCGTGTCGTGCAAATCGACATCGACGAAGCCGAACTTGGGCGCAACTACGAGAACACATTCGGCATCGCGGGCGACGCGAAAGCAACGCTTGAAGAAATGCTGAAGGTCGTTTCTTCAATCAAGCCCGCGCAGCCAAGCCGCGAAGCTGAGATACAGGAAGTCCGCGATCAGTTCTTCGGCGCTGAGCGCGAGCTTGAGCCGTTGCACTCGCTGTCCAACGCGGTGCGCGCTGCAATGCCGGACGACGGCATTCTGGTCGCCGGCATGACACAGGTCGGTTACTACAGCCGTACACGCTTCCCCGTGTTCGAGCCCAACACATACCTAACATCGTCGTACTTTGGCAATCTGGGCTTCGCGTATCCGTGCGCGCTTGGCGCAAAAGTCGCCTGCCCGGACAAGGCGGTTGTCGCGGTCTCCGGCGACGGCGGCTTTATGTACAATGTGCAAGAACTCGCGACTGCGGTGATGTACGGCATTAATGCGGTGGTCGTGGTGTTCAATGACAGCGCGTTCGGCAATGTGCGGCGCGATCAGTCGGACCGCTTTAACGGCCGTATATACGGCTCTGAACTGCATAACCCCGATTTCGTGAAGCTCGCCGAGTCGTTCGGCGCGAGAGGCGTCCGCGTGGGCAAGGAGAACGCCGACGAACTACAAGCCGCCCTCGAAGAGGCGCTAATTATCGACGCGCCAACCCTAATCGAAGTGCCGATGGGCGTGATGCCGTATCCGTACTAG
- a CDS encoding decaprenyl-phosphate phosphoribosyltransferase, whose amino-acid sequence MGTLERNAGYGRIKRMKNAARLGAALFVSMRPRQWYKNLIIYLAFFFTINEAWSLDADIGAALQLFGVITLAFLIFSALTGAVYLLNDILDADSDRRHPRKRNRPIASCRLPVAAAWIAAVALTAIALGGAFTLNPIFGVISLLYALANIAYSLALKHIVLVDVFVISGGMVLRAVAGAAIMGVPISPWLYLCTALAALLLALIKRRSQLTTAGTDAASQRPSLSGYSVESLHKLVVITATASLIAYSLYTFTAPNLPANGAMMLTIPFVAFGLFRYLILSDSADAGENPEDLLLGDIPLIATALLWLSSAAVILAVFR is encoded by the coding sequence ATGGGAACGCTTGAAAGAAATGCCGGATATGGCAGGATCAAACGAATGAAGAATGCGGCGAGACTAGGAGCGGCGCTGTTCGTCAGCATGCGCCCCCGCCAGTGGTACAAGAACCTGATCATCTACCTCGCGTTCTTCTTCACAATAAACGAGGCGTGGTCGCTGGACGCTGACATAGGCGCGGCGCTGCAGTTGTTCGGCGTCATCACGTTGGCGTTCCTGATATTCTCCGCGCTCACCGGCGCCGTCTATCTGCTAAACGACATCCTAGACGCGGACAGCGATCGCCGGCATCCGCGCAAGCGCAATCGTCCCATCGCATCCTGCCGCTTGCCCGTAGCTGCTGCGTGGATTGCCGCCGTTGCGCTCACTGCCATTGCGCTAGGCGGCGCGTTCACTCTGAATCCGATATTCGGCGTCATATCGCTGCTTTACGCGCTGGCGAATATTGCGTACTCGCTGGCGCTCAAGCACATCGTGCTGGTCGATGTGTTCGTGATAAGCGGGGGTATGGTGCTGCGCGCGGTCGCGGGCGCGGCGATCATGGGCGTTCCGATTTCGCCATGGCTTTACCTGTGCACTGCGCTCGCGGCGTTGCTGCTGGCGCTCATCAAGCGGCGCAGCCAACTCACGACTGCCGGCACGGACGCTGCGAGCCAACGCCCGTCGCTGAGCGGGTACAGCGTCGAATCATTGCATAAGCTGGTGGTCATAACTGCCACCGCGTCGCTGATAGCTTACTCGCTGTACACATTCACCGCGCCTAATCTGCCCGCCAATGGTGCGATGATGCTGACGATTCCATTCGTCGCGTTCGGCCTGTTCCGCTACCTGATATTGAGCGACAGTGCCGACGCCGGCGAAAATCCCGAAGATCTGCTGCTCGGCGACATACCGCTAATTGCGACGGCTCTGCTATGGCTAAGCAGCGCAGCGGTAATACTTGCGGTCTTCCGGTAG
- a CDS encoding type II toxin-antitoxin system HicA family toxin, which translates to MSRMPSLAADEVLRALSRAGFQRIRQRGSHLMMRHPDGRTTVVPVHHRQIIGPGLMSKILRDTEMTREEFQALL; encoded by the coding sequence ATGAGTCGGATGCCAAGCCTTGCAGCGGATGAAGTGCTTCGAGCCTTATCAAGAGCGGGATTCCAGAGAATAAGGCAACGAGGGAGCCACCTGATGATGAGACATCCTGACGGCAGAACAACAGTAGTGCCAGTTCATCACAGGCAAATTATCGGACCTGGGCTTATGTCGAAAATTCTCCGAGATACAGAGATGACAAGAGAAGAATTTCAGGCACTGCTATGA
- a CDS encoding aldo/keto reductase, with the protein MNPLDKAEIGSTSVMVSRLGVGGAPFGSMPIEDAQRSSIESIGKGLDLGISYFDTAPFYGAGRSERYYAQGLDGVNRDSYVLSTKVGRVLNPVDTAPGQDIFRDLPQMEVAFDFSRDGVLRSFEESLKRLELDRVDILLIHDPDDFHQQAVDEAFPALAELRSQGVIGAIGAGMNFCEPLAQFGREADFDCFLLAGRYTLLDQSGLDDLLPLCEEREMSIILGGPYNSGVLASDLGEGTTYFYQSTPPEVLEQARKIKAVCDRHDVPLKAAALQFGLAHPAVAATIPGAVSAAEVQENFDMVSYTIPADLWNELRHEGLLPENAPTP; encoded by the coding sequence ATGAATCCACTGGATAAGGCAGAAATCGGCTCGACAAGCGTTATGGTATCGCGGCTTGGCGTGGGCGGCGCGCCGTTCGGCTCAATGCCGATTGAGGACGCGCAACGAAGTTCCATCGAAAGCATCGGTAAGGGGCTGGATCTGGGCATATCGTATTTCGACACCGCGCCATTCTACGGCGCAGGCAGGAGCGAGCGGTATTACGCGCAGGGACTTGATGGCGTGAACCGCGATTCGTATGTGCTGTCCACGAAGGTCGGACGAGTGCTGAATCCGGTGGACACCGCGCCCGGACAGGATATATTCCGCGACTTGCCGCAGATGGAAGTCGCTTTCGATTTCAGCCGCGACGGAGTGCTGCGCTCGTTTGAAGAAAGCTTGAAGCGGCTGGAGCTGGACCGCGTGGACATACTGCTGATACACGACCCTGACGACTTTCACCAGCAGGCGGTAGATGAGGCATTTCCGGCATTGGCGGAACTTCGCTCGCAGGGCGTCATCGGCGCGATAGGGGCGGGCATGAATTTTTGTGAGCCGCTGGCGCAGTTTGGCCGCGAGGCGGACTTTGACTGCTTCCTGCTCGCCGGGCGATACACTCTGCTCGACCAGTCCGGATTGGACGACCTGCTGCCATTGTGTGAAGAGCGCGAGATGAGCATCATCCTAGGCGGCCCGTACAACAGCGGCGTGTTGGCGTCCGATTTGGGCGAGGGCACGACATACTTCTACCAGTCCACGCCGCCCGAAGTGCTGGAGCAGGCGCGCAAGATAAAGGCGGTCTGCGACAGGCACGATGTGCCGCTGAAAGCCGCCGCGCTGCAGTTCGGCTTGGCACATCCGGCCGTCGCTGCCACGATACCGGGCGCAGTATCAGCCGCCGAAGTGCAGGAAAACTTCGACATGGTTAGCTACACCATCCCCGCCGACCTGTGGAACGAATTGCGGCACGAAGGCTTGCTGCCCGAAAACGCGCCGACGCCGTAA
- a CDS encoding LLM class flavin-dependent oxidoreductase has protein sequence MTLPERMKFGIFMAPFHWKGENPTLSLERDLEIIQWLDYLGYDEAWIGEHHSAGWEIIASPELFMATAAERTRNIKLGTGVISLPYHHPMMVANRMVLLDHLTRGRAMLGVGPGALVTDAAMLGIDPLEQRRRMDESMTLIMRLLNETEPITYRSEWFNLVEAQLHLRPYTKPHFPIAVAAAQSPSGMVLAGKHGAGVLSVSVTRGDSIATNLADFWKIAEETAAEHGNTMDRNEWRVVMHVHLAESKKEAIEQARVNAGRYQYDYFVKTLGHQLPFEVKSNKDRDKIIDVMTENGAWCVGTPDDLIETIKRVDAESGGFGGFMIQATEWGTREQVMHSYELVARYVMPHFQGSLESLDRSQVWSEGKKDELLEARAKAMERARSDYAATRN, from the coding sequence ATGACACTCCCCGAAAGAATGAAGTTTGGCATCTTCATGGCGCCGTTCCACTGGAAGGGCGAAAACCCTACCTTATCGCTTGAGCGCGATCTTGAGATTATCCAGTGGCTCGACTATCTCGGCTATGACGAGGCGTGGATTGGCGAACACCATAGCGCGGGCTGGGAAATCATCGCCTCGCCGGAGCTGTTCATGGCGACGGCGGCAGAGCGCACGCGCAACATCAAGCTCGGCACGGGCGTCATAAGCTTGCCGTACCACCACCCGATGATGGTTGCCAACCGCATGGTGCTGCTAGACCACCTGACACGCGGGCGTGCGATGCTCGGCGTCGGTCCTGGCGCGCTCGTCACCGACGCGGCGATGCTCGGCATCGACCCGCTTGAGCAGCGACGGCGCATGGACGAGTCCATGACGCTCATTATGCGCCTGCTTAACGAGACCGAGCCTATCACGTATCGCTCCGAGTGGTTCAACTTGGTTGAGGCGCAATTGCACCTCAGGCCATATACCAAGCCGCACTTCCCCATCGCGGTGGCGGCGGCACAGTCCCCGTCCGGCATGGTGCTGGCAGGAAAGCACGGCGCGGGCGTCCTGTCTGTCAGCGTAACGCGCGGCGACAGCATCGCCACGAACCTCGCCGATTTCTGGAAGATTGCTGAAGAGACTGCCGCAGAGCACGGCAACACGATGGACCGCAACGAATGGCGTGTGGTGATGCATGTGCATCTTGCGGAGAGCAAGAAAGAGGCGATAGAGCAGGCGCGCGTGAACGCGGGCCGCTACCAGTACGACTACTTCGTGAAGACGCTGGGTCACCAACTCCCGTTCGAGGTGAAGAGCAACAAAGACCGCGACAAAATTATCGATGTGATGACCGAAAACGGCGCGTGGTGCGTCGGCACGCCGGATGACCTTATCGAAACAATCAAGCGAGTGGACGCGGAAAGCGGCGGCTTCGGCGGCTTTATGATTCAGGCGACCGAGTGGGGCACACGCGAACAGGTGATGCACAGCTACGAACTCGTCGCCCGCTATGTGATGCCGCACTTCCAAGGCTCGCTGGAAAGCTTAGATCGCTCGCAGGTTTGGTCGGAAGGCAAGAAGGACGAGCTGCTCGAAGCCCGCGCCAAGGCAATGGAACGAGCCCGCTCCGACTACGCCGCGACTAGGAATTAG
- a CDS encoding L-rhamnose mutarotase produces the protein MKSYAMALDLRDEADVIEQYKEYHRAVWDEVLEGLRSLGIAKMKIFLLGNRLFMYLEAPDEFDLERDFPRYIEASPRAAEWDALMREFQTPVPDANPDEWWAAMEEVFDLYG, from the coding sequence ATGAAATCTTATGCAATGGCGCTAGATTTGCGCGATGAAGCCGATGTAATCGAGCAGTACAAGGAATATCACCGCGCCGTTTGGGACGAGGTGCTGGAAGGGCTGCGCTCTCTCGGCATTGCCAAGATGAAGATATTCCTGCTCGGCAACAGGCTTTTCATGTACCTTGAAGCGCCGGACGAATTCGACTTGGAGCGCGACTTCCCCCGCTACATCGAAGCATCCCCACGCGCAGCAGAGTGGGACGCCCTGATGCGCGAGTTCCAGACTCCCGTCCCCGATGCCAATCCGGACGAATGGTGGGCAGCGATGGAAGAGGTGTTCGACCTGTATGGGTAA